GAGGCCCGTGGTGCGCAGGACGTGCGCGGTGGCCAGGGTGGCGTGGCCGCACATGGTGACCTCGTCGGTGGGGGTGAACCAACGAAGGGCCCAGAGCGGGCTGCCCCCCGTGGGCGGGAGGGGGTGCGCGAAGGCGGTCTCGGCGAGGTTGAGCTCGGCGGCGACGTACTGGAGCCAGGAGTTCTCGGGGAAGGCGGTGGCGTCCTCCAGGAGCAGGATGGCGGCGGGGTTGCCGTGGAAGGGGACGGAGGTGAAGGCGTCGACTGTGCGGATCTGCATGGGGGGAGCGTACGGAGGCGGGTGTGGGGGTCGGCATGGCCAATCCAGGGCGGGTGGACTGGGGATGGGGCTCAAGTGGGTTGGTTCGTATGGGTGATTGAGGGGCATGGGTGGTGAGTTCGGGGGGTTAGGGTGCTTCGGTCGTTGTTGGGGTCGAGGAGGCGTTGTGGCGGTATTTATGTTGCAGTTGGCGGAGGGTGTCGACGATGTGGTCGAGGCGCGGGCGGCGGGGCGGACCGCGTCCGGGGAGATCGTGCTGGAGTCTGCGGATGAGCGGGGGAATCCTGTGCGGATCAGGACTTATCGGGCGGATGCGGTGACGGCGGTGTTTCGGCGGGGGCCTGGGGATTCGGGGAGTTACGGGTGGATTCCCCAGCCGGTGAGTGGGACGTGGTGGTGTTACTGAGAGCGGGGTGCGGATGGGTGGGTGGTCGCGGTGCGTTCCGGGGGCTCCGCCCCCAGGCCCCCGCCCGCCTTCTGCGGGCTGAGCCCCCTGCCCCGCCCCTGAAGGGGCGACTAGAGTGGGGGTCTTTGTGCCCGAGGGGCGCGGTATTCCTACGGAAACGGCTTCATGTTCTCCCTGCTCACGCTCCGCCCCTCCCGCCCAGACTGGCTGGCCTCCCCGCAGGTGTTCCGTACCGAGGTGCTCGGCGGACTCGTGGTCGGGCTGGCGCTGATTCCGGAGGCGATCTCGTTCTCGGTGATCGCGGGGGTCTCGCCGAGCGTCGGGCTCTTCTCCGCCGTGACGATGGCCGTGGTGATCTCGGTGGTCGGCGGGCGCAAGGCGATGATCTCGGCGGCGACGGGGGCCGTCGCGCTGGTGGTGGCGCCGTTGAACAAGGAGTACGGGCTCGGGTACCTCGTGGCGGCCGTCATCCTGGGCGGGCTGATGCAGGTGGCGCTGGGGGCGCTCGGAGTCGCGCGGCTGATGCGGTTCGTGCCGCGCAGCGTGATGGTGGGATTCGTCAACGCGCTGGCCATCTTGGTGTTCATGGGGCAGTTTCCCGAGCTGACCGGGGTGCCCTGGATGGTGTATCCGCTGGTCGTGGGCGGGCTGGTGCTCACCGTGCTGGTTCCCAAGGTGACGAAGGCCGTGCCCGCACCGCTGGTGTCCATCGTGATTCTGACGCTGATCACGGTCGGGGCGGGCATCGCCGTGCCGACCGTGGGGGACCGGGGCGCGTTGCCCTCGTCGCTCCCCGTGCCGGGGCTGCCGGACGTGCCGTTCACGACGGACATGCTGAGCACCATCGCTCCGTACGCCTTCGCGCTCGCGCTCGTGGGGCTTCTGGAGTCGCTGATGACGGCGAAGCTGGTGGACGACGTCACGGACACGCACTCGAACAAGACCCGTGAGTCGATCGGTCAGGGCATCGCGAACATCGTCACGGGGCTGCTCGGCGGCATGGGCGGGTGCGCGATGATCGGCCAGACGATGATCAACGTGAAGGTGTCGGGTGCGAGGACCCGGCTGTCGACCTTCCTGGCGGGGGCGTTCCTGCTGGTCCTGTGTCTGCTGCTGGGGCCGGTCGTCTCGGAGATCCCGATGGCGGCGCTGGTGGCGATCATGGTTCTGGTGTCGGCGGCGACCTTCGACTGGCATTCCGTGATGCCGAAGACACTGCGTCGGCTGCCGCTCGGCGAGACGCTCGTCATGCTGATCACCGTCGTGTGCGTGGTGGCCACCCACAACCTGGCGGTCGGCGTCGTCGTCGGTTCCGTCAGCGCGATGGTGATCTTCGCGAAGCGGGTGGCACACCTGGCGGACGTGGAACGGGTGGTGGAGGGGGAGGGAGTCACGTACACCGTCACCGGGGAGTTGTTCTTCGCCTCGTCGAACGACCTCGTCTTCCAGTTCTCGTACAAGGACGATCCCGCGGACGTGGTGATCGACCTGTCCCGCGCGCACATCTGGGACGCCTCGACGGTCGCCGCGCTCGACGCCGTGGAGGCGAAGTACGAGCGGTACGGGAAGACGGTCACGCTGAAGGGGCTCAACGGGCCGAGTGCGGCGATGCACGGGAAGCTGGCGGGGCGGCTCGGATAGACCTTCGCGGGCCCCCGGCGTCAGGCGGCTGGCGTCAGGCGGTCGGCGTCGCCAGTCCGCGGAGTGATTCGGTGAGGGCCGTCGTCGCGGAGTCCTTGAGCTTTCCCGCCATCAACGACACGGCCGAGCCCGTGAATTCACCGTCGATACGGGCCACGGTGGCGCCCGAGTCGGCAGGTGTCAGCGAGTAGCGCATCGCCAGGCTCACCCCCATCGGGCCCTTGCCGCGCACGGCGAGGAGCCGGTCCTCCACCAACTCCTCGACGGTCCAGTCGACTTCGGCGGGGAAGCCCATCAGCTTCATGTTCTCCCGGTACGTCGACCCCACCGCGAGGGTGCCGGGGCCGCCGTTCGGGAAACTGGTGTGCATCGCGTTCCACCGGTCGTACGCGGTGAAGTCCGTCAGGCGGGACCAGAGCGCGCCCGGAGTTGCTTCGATGCGTGCCTCTGCGCTGACCTCGGCCATTGGGTTCGTCCCTTCCGCGGGGAATCCTGCTCGATGTCGCGGAACGTAGCCGCAGGGCCTCGAACATTCAATACTGACGAACTGTCAGATGGGGTGGGGTGGGCGGGAGCGGCTCCCCGGAGGTGTTCTGGTGCCGTTCGGTGCCCTTCTCAGGGAAGTTTCATCCGATCTCCTCCGCAAGGAGGAGGGGGTGAGAGGCCGTGCCCAACTCCGGTGGGACGCCAAGATGCTCCCCCGCGCGGATGACCGCGCCGGGGTGCGGGTGATGGGGTGAAGACGTGCACCTTCCCGCCCGACCTCCTTCCGGATCGACCGGTTCTTCCGGTACTTCCGCTGCCGGAGGCGTCGTCCACCCGCGCGCAGACATCGAGGCCAGGCTCACCGCAGAGCTGGCCGCGGTGGTCGCAGGTGCGCGCCGTCGGGCCGTCCGGGACGGCGACCGCCAGATCGACACCGCCCATCTGCTGCACTCGCTGCTGGAGGCCGACCCCGACGTGCGCGAGGTCTTCGAGGGCGGCGCGCAGCTCGCCCGTGTCCTCGGCTATCTCGTGCAGCGCAGCATCGGGTACGGGCTGCGCTGGCAGGCCAGGGTCGAGGGTGCACCCCTGGCGACGCCCGTGACCGGCTGGTCGCCCGCAGCGGTGCGCGCCATGGAGGCCGCCCTCGCGCGGGCGGCGGTGCGCGAGGATCCCCGCGCCGGTGGCATAGACCTCCTTTCCGCGCTTGCGGGCGACCCTGACTGCCGGGCGGTCGAGGTGCTGCGGCATGCGGGCGTCGACCCGGAGGGGCTGGCGGGGAGCCCGTGGGTGGGGTCCCGTACGGCCTGACGGGTCGGTCGGCGACCTGCCCGATGCGGCGTGTCACGTCGGTTGCGTACAGCGGAAAACCCTTGCGGTTGTGGCCTTTTGGGGCGGTTTGCCGGGCTTCCGTCTCGACAGGTGTGACACAGGTGACGGTCCTGACCCCACCTGACATGATGTGCCGATGCACGCTCAGGGAAGGAGTGTCGGCCTCGGTCTCGCCCTGGTCTCGGCACTCGCATTCGGTGGTTCAGGTGTCGCGGCCAAGCCGCTGATCGAGGCGGGGCTCGACCCGCTGCACGTGGTGTGGCTGCGGGTGGCGGGGGCGGCGCTCGTGATGCTGCCGCTCGCCTGGCGGCACCGGGCGCTCGTGCGCCGCAAGCCGGTACTGCTCGCCGGGTTCGGCCTGCTCGCCATCGCCGGAGTCCAGGGCTTCTACTTCGCCTCGCTGTCGCGGATTCCGGTCGGGGTCGCCCTGCTCATCGAGTACCTCGCGCCCGCGCTGGTGCTCGGCTGGGTGCGGTTCGTGCAGCGCAGGCCGGTGACGCGGGCGGCAGCCGTGGGCGTGGTGCTCGCGGTCGGCGGCCTCGCGTGCGTGGTCGAGGTGTGGGCGGGGCTCAGCTTCGACGCCCTCGGGCTGCTGCTCGCGCTCGGCGCGGCCTGCTGCCAGGTCGGGTACTTCGTGCTGTCCGACCAGAGCGGCGAGGGCGACGACGCGGTCGATCCGCTGGGCGTCATCGCGTACGGACTGCTCGTCGGCGCCGGTGTCATGACGGTGATCGCGCAGCCGTGGAACATGAGGTGGGGCATCCTGGGCGGCGCCGTCGACATGGGCGGCAGCCAGGTCCAGGCGTGGGCGCTGCTCGGCTGGGTCGTGCTGATCGCGACCGTCGTCGCGTACGTCACCGGGGTGAAGTCCATTCGGAGGCTGTCGCCGCAGGTGGCCGGGGTGCTGGCCTGTCTGGAGGCGGTCATCGCGACGGTGGCGGCCTGGGTGCTGCTGCGCGAACACCTGTCGACGCCGCAGATCGTGGGCGGGGCCGTGGTGCTGATCGGCGCGTTCATCGCGCAGTCGTCCACCCCGAAAGCCCCGAGCGAGGGGCCGGTGGCGGGCGGTGTCCCGGACGCGGGAGAAGGCGGCCGCGACGGCGACATCACCGACACTGAGGGTGCGTTGTCGGCCGGGCGGACCTCCCCGTAGGGGGCGGTCATGTTGAGCGTACGCGTACTTCCGCCCCTCGCCGCTTTCCAGCGCGCGGGGCCGCAGGGCCTGTCCGGCGGCCAGGTCCGAGGACCGAAGGACCCCGGGGATGCCCCGGGGTGGCGGCCGCCCTGGTGTTCGCGGTCAGGGACCTCGGTCCGCTGTCGCTGTCGTTCTGGCGGTGTGCCTGCTGACGTTCGCGCGGCGGGGGGCCTTGGCGGCGTAGCGCTGCTGCGAGCGGCCCCGCTCAGAGAGTGGTGAGGTAGGCGGGGAGGGGGACGGCCGGGTCGAGGTCGTCGGCGGGGATCGGGGCGCCGTGGCCGCGGGTGAGGGGGACGACTCCGGTCCAGTGCGGGAGGGTCGCGTCCTCGGGCTCGTCGTTCGGGCCGCCGGTACGGATCTTCGCCGACACTTCGTCAAGATCCAGGCGCAGTACGGCTGTCGCGGCCAGCTCCTTGGCGTTCGCGGGGCGCGAGTCGCGGGAGCGGCCGGGGACGACGTGGTCCACGAGGGCGTCGAGGGCGATGCGCCGTTCCTCCTCGTCGACGACCGGGCGCGCGGTGCCGTGCACGACGACGGAGCGGTAGTTGATGGAGTGGTGGAAGGCGGAGCGGGCCAGCACGAGACCGTCCACGTGGGTGACGGTCAGGCAGACCTCGATGCCCGGGGCCTCCTCCGTGCGCCCGGCGGCCCGCAGCGGGCGCGATCCGGTCGAGCCGTGCACGTACAGGCTGTCGCCGATCCGCCCGTAGAGCGTGGGCAGGACGACGGGTGCGCCGTCGCGGACGAAGCCGAGGTGGCAGACGTACGCCTCGTCCAGTATCGAGTGCACCAGTTCACGGTCGTAGGAGGCGCGTTCGGGGGAGCGGGTGGGGACGGTGCGGTCGGTGGGGGTGTAGGAGGCCGGGGCGGCGGGGGCGGTGGTGTCCTGCATTGCGCTCTCCATTGCACTAGTGCATACTGCGTTTTGTGCTAGGAGAGTATCGGATCAGCGGCGGACGTGCAGCAGAAATTTCCGCGAGTGTGGAGCGCGGGGTGGGGGAAGGTGCGCTCGCGCCGGGGCAACTCCTGCCGCCTATGCGGGAGTTGGCGGCCGAGCTGGGGGTGAATCCCAATACGGTCGCGTCCGCGTACCGGATGCTGCGGGAGCGCGGAGTGATCGAGACGGCCGGGCGGCGGGGGAGCCGCATCCGGGCGCGGCCCGCCGTGACGGCGCGCGAGTCGATCCGGGCGGACCTTCCCGAGGGCGTACGCGATCTGTCAATGGGCAATCCGGACCCGGCGCTGCTGCCGTCGTTGCGGGATGCGTTGGGGTGGGCCGTGGAGCGGGCGGACGCGCGGCCCGTGATGTACGGGGAGGAGACCGTCGAGCCGGAGCTGGCGCGGCTGGCCCGGGAGGGTTTCGACGCGGCAGGGGTTCCGGACGGGCCGGTGGCGGTGGCATCGGGTTCGCTGGACGCGATCGAGCGGGTGCTGGCCGTACACCTGAAGCCGGGGGACACGGTCGCGGTGGAGGATCCCGGGTGGGGGGCCATGCTCGATCTCGTGCCCGCGCTCGGACTGCGCGCTGTGCCGGTGGCGGTGGACGACGAGGGGCCGCTGCCGGGTGAGGTGGAGCGGGCCCTGCGGGGCGGGGCGAGAGCGGTCGTGGTGACGTCCCGGGCGCAGAATCCGACGGGGGCGGCGGTGAGCGCGCGGCGGGCGGCGGAGCTGCGGGAGGTGCTGGCGGGGTGGCCGACCGTGTTGTTGGTCGAGGACGACCACGGGCACGGGATCGTGGATCTGCCGGTGAACGCGCTGTCGGGTGGGCCTGCCGGTGCGCGGGCGGGTGGTGGGCCGTGGGTGTTCGTGCGGTCGGTTTCGAAGGGGTACGGGCCGGATCTGCGCGTTGCCGTGCTGACGGGTGACGCGGAGACCGTGGACCGGGTGCGGGGGAGGCAGCGGCTCGGGCCCGGGTGGGTGAGCCGACTGCTCCAGCAGGCGGTGGTGCGGTTGTGGACCTCGGGTGCGGTGGACACGGACGCGGTGGCGCGCTCGTACGGGGAGCGGCGGGACGCGCTGGTCGCGGGGCTGGCGGAGCGGGGCGTGCGGGCGTACGGGCGGAGCGGGATGAACGTGTGGGTGCCGGTGGCGGACGAGACGGGGGTGGTGGCGCGGATGCTCTATGCGGGGTGGGGGGTGGCGCCGGGGGCCCGGTTCCGGATGGCGGCGGGGGCGGGGGTCCGGTTGACCGTTTCCTCGTTGGGGGTGGAGGAGATCGGGGTGGTGGCGGATGCGGTGGCGGATGCGGTGGGGCCGGGGCCGAGGGAGGAGGGGCGGAGGTACGGGTGAGCGGGCGCGGGTGGGGGTGTTGGTGGGGTGCGGTTCAGGCCGCTGCGCGGGACCTTTCTTCTCTCTTCGCCAGGGCGTTGTGGCTGGGCGCGCCCGCGCGGCGGAGCCGCACGGTGTTACTGCCCCGCGCCCCTACGAGGGCGGCGCCTGCCAGGACGATGAGGGCGCCGACGGGGGTGTTCCAGGTGAGGTGTTCGTTGAGGAGGGTGACTCCGGCGGCGGTGGCGATCACCGGGATGAAGTAGGTGACCGTCTGCGCCGTCGTGGGCCCGACCTCACGGACCAGGTCGTACTGGATGAGCATGGCGAGGCCCGTGCCGAGTGCGCCGAGGGCGATGACGGAGAGGAGGGGGAGCAGGGGGAAGTGGGTGGGGAAGGTGGTGAAGAGGGGGGTGACCACCGCGAGTTGGGCGGTGCCGAGGAGGAGCTGGGTGCCGGTCATCGAGAGGGCCGAGTCCTTGTTGCCGCCCAGGGTGCGGCGCAGGTAGATCCAGCCGATCGGGTAGCTGAGGGACGCGAGGAGCGCCATCGCGGTGCCGGTCGGGTCGACGCCCGAGAAGCCCTGCCACGCGCCGAGCACGGTCAGTACGCCGATGAAGCCGAGGCCCAGGCCCGCGACGCGGCGGCGGGTGGGGCGGTCCTCCGAGAGCGCCACGAGGGAGAGGGCCATGCCCCACAGCGGGGAGGTGGCGTTGCAGATGCCCGCGAGCGTGGAGGGGATCGTCAGCTCGGAGTAGGCGAAGAGGGAGAAGGGGAGCGCGTTGAGGAAGAACGCGGCGACCGTGAGGTGACCCCAGGTGCGGAGGGCGCGGGGCAGGCGCTGGCGCTTCAGCGCCATGGCCGCCACCAGGACCAGGGCGCCGAAGAAGAGCCGACCGAAGGTGACCTGGAAAGGGGCGAAGCCGTGTGTGCCCACCTTGATGAAGAGGAAGCTGAAGCCCCAGATCAGGGCGAGCGCGGCGAAGCGTACGCGCCAGTCGAGCAGCGGGCGGTGAGATGGGGCGGGAGGGGAGGAGGGCGGCGCGGTGGTGCGGCTCCGGGCCGGGGTCACGAGGGTCATGAGGGTCACCATGGACCGGTTCAACCTCGTAGCACAAGCAACTTTTCGTGGCGGGACCGCGTAGCATTGCTTACATGTTGAATCTGGAGAGGCTGCGCACCCTGGACGCCCTCGCCCGGCACGGGTCGGTCAGCGGGGCGGCGGAGGGGCTGCACGTCACCACGTCCGCCGTGTCGCAGCAACTGGCCAAGCTGGAACGGGAGATCGGTGAGCCGCTGCTCGCCAAGAACGGGCGGGGGGTGCGGCTGACGGAGGCCGGTCGGCTGCTCGCCGGGCACGCGTCGGCCATCCTGTCGCAGGCGGAGCGCGCCCAGGCCGACATCGAGGCGCAGCGGGGGCGGGTCGTCGGCGATCTGACGCTGGCCGCCTTCCCGACCGCCGCCCGTGGGCTGGTGCCGACCGCGCTCGCCGGGCTGCGTGACCGTCACCCCCAACTCCGGGTGAAGATGCGGGAGATGGAACCGGATGCGGCGGTGAGGGGCGTGGTGCGCGGGGACTGTGACGTCGCCGTCGTCCTCGACTGGTACAACAAGCCGCTCTCCATGCCCGCCGGGCTCGCCAAGCGTGAACTCCTCGACGACCCGGCCGACGTCGCGATGCCGGTCGGGCATCCGCTCGCCGGGCGGGGCGAGGTGGACCTCGCGGAGTTCGCCGACGACGACTGGGTGACCTGGGCGGAGGGGGAGTTCTGCCACGAATGGCTGCTGCTGACGCTGCGGGGGGTGGGGGTGGAGCCCAGGCTCGCGCACGTGGCGGAGGAGCATGCCACGCAACTCGCGCTCGTAGAGGCCGGGTTGGGGGTGTGTGTCGCGCCCAGGCTCGGGCGGGGGCCGGTTCCGGAGGGGGTGAGTGTGGTGCCCGTACGGCATGCCATGCGGCGGCACGTGTACGCGGTGTGGCGCGCAGACGCCGACCGGCGGCCCTCGATCAGGGCGGCGGTGGAGGCGCTGGCGGCGGCGGGGGAGCGGGTGGCCAGTTAGGGGCGTCCGGCGAGGGCGCGGCCCGCAAGGGCCCTTCTGCCAGTGCCCTTCTGCCAGTGCCCTTCCGCGAGGGCTCTTCCGGGCTCAGAGGGCGGCCAGTTTGCGGAAGTCCCAGGAGGCGACGGCGTCCGGGGTCAGGCGCAGCCAGGCGTGGCGGCCGTCGTGCGGCATCTCGGCGAGGCCGAAGTACTTCTGTGTGAACATCCGCTCGGGGTCGGTGAGTTCGGGGCAGTCCTCGCCGGTGCGGGGAGCTTCGCCGACGAAGACCGCCGTGCCGGAGAGTTCGACGCCGCGCAGGTCCGCGTACTCCACGCCGTCGTCCACCACGACCGCGATCCGGGGGTCCTTGCGCAGCTGTCCCCAGCGGCGGCTGCGGGTGATCGAGTACAGCCAGAGCGAGGTGCCGTCCCACACGAACCACAGTGCGCCGATGTGCGGGGCGCCGTCCGCCGAGACCGTGGCCACCCGGCAGGTGCGCTGCTCGGTGAGGTAGGTGTCGCGCTCGGCGTCGGTCATCATGATGCGGCGGCCTCGGCGCTGGGTGTCGGTGGTGGTCATCTGGGCTCCCCTGCAAGGTGTCTGATGCTATGTCA
The sequence above is a segment of the Streptomyces sp. NBC_00237 genome. Coding sequences within it:
- a CDS encoding SulP family inorganic anion transporter, which codes for MFSLLTLRPSRPDWLASPQVFRTEVLGGLVVGLALIPEAISFSVIAGVSPSVGLFSAVTMAVVISVVGGRKAMISAATGAVALVVAPLNKEYGLGYLVAAVILGGLMQVALGALGVARLMRFVPRSVMVGFVNALAILVFMGQFPELTGVPWMVYPLVVGGLVLTVLVPKVTKAVPAPLVSIVILTLITVGAGIAVPTVGDRGALPSSLPVPGLPDVPFTTDMLSTIAPYAFALALVGLLESLMTAKLVDDVTDTHSNKTRESIGQGIANIVTGLLGGMGGCAMIGQTMINVKVSGARTRLSTFLAGAFLLVLCLLLGPVVSEIPMAALVAIMVLVSAATFDWHSVMPKTLRRLPLGETLVMLITVVCVVATHNLAVGVVVGSVSAMVIFAKRVAHLADVERVVEGEGVTYTVTGELFFASSNDLVFQFSYKDDPADVVIDLSRAHIWDASTVAALDAVEAKYERYGKTVTLKGLNGPSAAMHGKLAGRLG
- a CDS encoding SRPBCC family protein; this translates as MAEVSAEARIEATPGALWSRLTDFTAYDRWNAMHTSFPNGGPGTLAVGSTYRENMKLMGFPAEVDWTVEELVEDRLLAVRGKGPMGVSLAMRYSLTPADSGATVARIDGEFTGSAVSLMAGKLKDSATTALTESLRGLATPTA
- a CDS encoding Clp protease N-terminal domain-containing protein, with the protein product MEARLTAELAAVVAGARRRAVRDGDRQIDTAHLLHSLLEADPDVREVFEGGAQLARVLGYLVQRSIGYGLRWQARVEGAPLATPVTGWSPAAVRAMEAALARAAVREDPRAGGIDLLSALAGDPDCRAVEVLRHAGVDPEGLAGSPWVGSRTA
- a CDS encoding DMT family transporter, which gives rise to MHAQGRSVGLGLALVSALAFGGSGVAAKPLIEAGLDPLHVVWLRVAGAALVMLPLAWRHRALVRRKPVLLAGFGLLAIAGVQGFYFASLSRIPVGVALLIEYLAPALVLGWVRFVQRRPVTRAAAVGVVLAVGGLACVVEVWAGLSFDALGLLLALGAACCQVGYFVLSDQSGEGDDAVDPLGVIAYGLLVGAGVMTVIAQPWNMRWGILGGAVDMGGSQVQAWALLGWVVLIATVVAYVTGVKSIRRLSPQVAGVLACLEAVIATVAAWVLLREHLSTPQIVGGAVVLIGAFIAQSSTPKAPSEGPVAGGVPDAGEGGRDGDITDTEGALSAGRTSP
- a CDS encoding pyridoxamine 5'-phosphate oxidase family protein, producing the protein MESAMQDTTAPAAPASYTPTDRTVPTRSPERASYDRELVHSILDEAYVCHLGFVRDGAPVVLPTLYGRIGDSLYVHGSTGSRPLRAAGRTEEAPGIEVCLTVTHVDGLVLARSAFHHSINYRSVVVHGTARPVVDEEERRIALDALVDHVVPGRSRDSRPANAKELAATAVLRLDLDEVSAKIRTGGPNDEPEDATLPHWTGVVPLTRGHGAPIPADDLDPAVPLPAYLTTL
- a CDS encoding aminotransferase class I/II-fold pyridoxal phosphate-dependent enzyme, whose product is MLGEYRISGGRAAEISASVERGVGEGALAPGQLLPPMRELAAELGVNPNTVASAYRMLRERGVIETAGRRGSRIRARPAVTARESIRADLPEGVRDLSMGNPDPALLPSLRDALGWAVERADARPVMYGEETVEPELARLAREGFDAAGVPDGPVAVASGSLDAIERVLAVHLKPGDTVAVEDPGWGAMLDLVPALGLRAVPVAVDDEGPLPGEVERALRGGARAVVVTSRAQNPTGAAVSARRAAELREVLAGWPTVLLVEDDHGHGIVDLPVNALSGGPAGARAGGGPWVFVRSVSKGYGPDLRVAVLTGDAETVDRVRGRQRLGPGWVSRLLQQAVVRLWTSGAVDTDAVARSYGERRDALVAGLAERGVRAYGRSGMNVWVPVADETGVVARMLYAGWGVAPGARFRMAAGAGVRLTVSSLGVEEIGVVADAVADAVGPGPREEGRRYG
- a CDS encoding DMT family transporter, yielding MTLVTPARSRTTAPPSSPPAPSHRPLLDWRVRFAALALIWGFSFLFIKVGTHGFAPFQVTFGRLFFGALVLVAAMALKRQRLPRALRTWGHLTVAAFFLNALPFSLFAYSELTIPSTLAGICNATSPLWGMALSLVALSEDRPTRRRVAGLGLGFIGVLTVLGAWQGFSGVDPTGTAMALLASLSYPIGWIYLRRTLGGNKDSALSMTGTQLLLGTAQLAVVTPLFTTFPTHFPLLPLLSVIALGALGTGLAMLIQYDLVREVGPTTAQTVTYFIPVIATAAGVTLLNEHLTWNTPVGALIVLAGAALVGARGSNTVRLRRAGAPSHNALAKREERSRAAA
- a CDS encoding LysR family transcriptional regulator, whose product is MLNLERLRTLDALARHGSVSGAAEGLHVTTSAVSQQLAKLEREIGEPLLAKNGRGVRLTEAGRLLAGHASAILSQAERAQADIEAQRGRVVGDLTLAAFPTAARGLVPTALAGLRDRHPQLRVKMREMEPDAAVRGVVRGDCDVAVVLDWYNKPLSMPAGLAKRELLDDPADVAMPVGHPLAGRGEVDLAEFADDDWVTWAEGEFCHEWLLLTLRGVGVEPRLAHVAEEHATQLALVEAGLGVCVAPRLGRGPVPEGVSVVPVRHAMRRHVYAVWRADADRRPSIRAAVEALAAAGERVAS
- a CDS encoding pyridoxamine 5'-phosphate oxidase family protein, which gives rise to MTTTDTQRRGRRIMMTDAERDTYLTEQRTCRVATVSADGAPHIGALWFVWDGTSLWLYSITRSRRWGQLRKDPRIAVVVDDGVEYADLRGVELSGTAVFVGEAPRTGEDCPELTDPERMFTQKYFGLAEMPHDGRHAWLRLTPDAVASWDFRKLAAL